One window of Paenibacillus sp. FSL K6-3182 genomic DNA carries:
- the sspI gene encoding small acid-soluble spore protein SspI — protein sequence MKEIDLRQAIVMRVQDNSAKDLSEVIEDSIGADERALPGLGVLFEMIWQQSTELEQERMVDSLYRHLHHSEHANPSQ from the coding sequence TTGAAAGAAATTGATCTGCGTCAAGCAATCGTTATGCGTGTGCAGGATAACTCTGCGAAAGATCTATCGGAAGTAATTGAAGACTCAATTGGCGCGGATGAGCGTGCTTTGCCGGGGCTAGGCGTACTGTTTGAGATGATCTGGCAGCAATCCACTGAGCTAGAGCAAGAGCGAATGGTTGATTCCTTATATAGGCATCTTCATCATTCTGAGCATGCTAATCCGTCTCAGTAA
- a CDS encoding RNA methyltransferase, translating to MNENFDSLLSSVQNDRVKQWASLLDKKYRDRSGQFLIEGVHLVLEALRGTAKVTTIVYDAERGIPAELKLERETNDTEATLGLEWVQASRSVMSKCTGTDTPPPVFAILSKLSVHKEALYRKNGLVVVLDGVRDPGNAGTIIRSADAVGADAVILGKGCVDLYNPKTVRSTMGSLFHLPIIEADLKELLPEAKEKGMKLIGTSLQAEHTCYGYDWTQSTWLLMGSESEGLCPEVRALVDESVIIPMVGQAESLNVAMAATVLLYESLRQRAYNK from the coding sequence ATGAATGAAAATTTTGATTCTTTGCTATCATCTGTACAAAATGACAGAGTCAAGCAGTGGGCATCGCTGCTAGACAAAAAATACCGTGATCGCAGCGGCCAATTCCTAATTGAAGGCGTTCATCTCGTATTGGAAGCGCTGAGAGGAACAGCAAAAGTTACGACGATAGTTTATGATGCAGAACGCGGTATTCCCGCAGAGCTTAAGCTGGAGCGAGAAACGAATGATACGGAGGCAACACTCGGTTTAGAGTGGGTTCAAGCTTCACGATCGGTCATGTCAAAATGCACAGGAACGGATACGCCTCCACCTGTATTTGCTATTTTGTCAAAGCTGTCCGTACATAAAGAGGCATTATATCGCAAAAACGGGCTTGTCGTTGTGCTTGACGGCGTACGAGATCCTGGAAATGCGGGAACGATCATCCGCAGCGCGGATGCGGTTGGCGCAGATGCTGTTATTTTGGGCAAAGGCTGCGTGGACCTCTACAATCCGAAAACCGTAAGATCTACGATGGGTTCTTTATTCCATCTGCCTATTATAGAAGCGGATTTAAAAGAACTTCTGCCCGAAGCGAAAGAAAAAGGCATGAAGCTTATTGGGACAAGCCTACAAGCAGAGCATACCTGCTATGGCTACGACTGGACACAGTCAACATGGCTGCTGATGGGCAGCGAATCAGAAGGACTGTGTCCTGAAGTTCGCGCGCTCGTGGATGAATCGGTCATTATTCCGATGGTTGGACAAGCAGAGTCGTTAAATGTAGCGATGGCAGCAACGGTTTTGCTGTATGAAAGCTTGCGTCAGCGGGCTTATAACAAATAA
- a CDS encoding glycine betaine ABC transporter substrate-binding protein, with the protein MKFNKMSVIVAAVMTMALVAGCSSNNEGAKKKVTLAYVAWDSEIASTYVVKEVLEQKLNYKVDMMQVDAGPMWAGISDGSADAMVAAWLPTTHASYIEKYKGKFDDLGPNLEGTKIGLVVPKYMDVNSIDELNDAVGAEVDHTIIGIEPGAGLMMSTEKVLDQYNLRDKWKLLESSSAAMTQQLEKAYANKEPIVVTGWTPHWMFAKMELKYLADPKNVYGGDEQIHTIARQGLKDDLPEAYAFLDQFNWTPDDMASVMIKIQEGETPEAAAKAWVEQNPDKVAAWIK; encoded by the coding sequence TTGAAATTTAATAAAATGAGTGTAATTGTTGCTGCTGTTATGACCATGGCTTTAGTCGCTGGATGCTCTTCGAACAATGAAGGCGCAAAGAAAAAAGTAACGCTTGCTTACGTGGCTTGGGATTCTGAGATAGCGAGCACGTATGTTGTGAAGGAAGTACTTGAGCAGAAGCTCAATTACAAAGTTGATATGATGCAAGTTGATGCAGGGCCTATGTGGGCTGGTATTTCTGACGGCAGTGCAGATGCGATGGTAGCTGCATGGCTTCCTACAACACATGCATCGTACATCGAAAAATATAAAGGTAAATTTGATGATCTAGGACCAAATCTGGAAGGAACAAAAATTGGTCTAGTCGTTCCTAAATATATGGATGTTAACAGCATTGACGAGCTTAACGATGCCGTTGGCGCTGAAGTAGATCATACGATTATCGGTATTGAGCCGGGTGCTGGTCTCATGATGTCGACAGAGAAAGTATTAGATCAATATAATCTGCGAGATAAATGGAAGCTGCTTGAGAGTTCCTCCGCAGCGATGACTCAGCAGCTTGAGAAGGCTTATGCTAACAAAGAGCCGATTGTTGTGACAGGCTGGACACCGCACTGGATGTTCGCCAAGATGGAGCTGAAATATTTGGCAGATCCTAAAAATGTATATGGCGGAGATGAACAAATTCATACAATCGCCCGTCAAGGACTAAAGGATGATCTGCCTGAAGCTTATGCATTCCTCGATCAGTTTAATTGGACGCCAGATGATATGGCTTCCGTTATGATCAAAATCCAAGAAGGCGAGACGCCAGAAGCAGCTGCCAAAGCATGGGTTGAGCAAAATCCTGACAAGGTTGCCGCTTGGATAAAATAA
- a CDS encoding GNAT family N-acetyltransferase, with product MNIRRFLEEDISEVVSLFYETVHEVNKQHYSKDQLNAWAPQDETDQKIKAWKESMVRNITFIAENSGQIVGFADMTYGGELDRMYVHKDYQRRGVASALLKKLEAEAGRLGVNEIKTDASITAKPFFERHEYREVESQVVERRGVKLNNFKMIKKL from the coding sequence ATGAATATTAGAAGGTTCCTTGAAGAGGATATTAGTGAGGTTGTTTCCCTATTCTATGAAACGGTGCATGAAGTAAACAAACAACATTATTCAAAAGATCAGCTTAACGCTTGGGCTCCACAAGATGAGACAGACCAAAAAATCAAAGCTTGGAAGGAATCCATGGTTCGAAATATTACTTTTATCGCTGAGAACAGCGGTCAAATTGTAGGATTTGCTGACATGACCTATGGAGGGGAACTGGATCGAATGTATGTCCATAAGGATTATCAGAGAAGAGGCGTAGCTTCAGCCCTATTGAAAAAACTTGAAGCTGAAGCTGGTCGACTAGGGGTAAATGAGATAAAAACAGATGCGAGCATAACAGCAAAACCATTTTTTGAACGTCATGAGTACCGGGAAGTTGAGTCGCAAGTCGTGGAACGGAGAGGTGTGAAATTAAACAATTTTAAAATGATCAAAAAGCTTTAA
- a CDS encoding alpha-D-ribose 1-methylphosphonate 5-triphosphate diphosphatase, translating to MDNRLRASTEPMIITNGKIVLPGQMADGAIAIIDGRITAVLHDELAISNWIKLHPQSINIDAKQQYILPGLIDIHCDAIEKEVQPRPNTLFPLDMALLEFERKLPVHGITTMYHSLSLGVGLSLRGDHLLTGMIEHINSYRNKRSMIRNRIHLRFEVSHLAGMPIIERFLNEKAIDYLSFMDHSPGQGQYREPGSFERYVMKNQGVGVVEVRAIVDNLIQQRQLVNGDHLKNLSKLAAEAGIAVASHDDDSVEKVDESLDFGVSVCEFPINMVTAKYASKRGLHVCVGAPNVVRGASHDNNLKAVDAIAAGAAHILCSDYHPSSMLAAVFKLADEGIAALPAAVRMVSLHPAQALGVDGDIGSIELGKAADLIIVDRYDGLPWVTATIIGGQIVYSAAVRY from the coding sequence ATGGATAATCGCTTAAGAGCTAGCACTGAGCCTATGATTATTACGAACGGAAAGATCGTTTTGCCTGGCCAAATGGCTGACGGGGCAATTGCTATTATCGATGGGCGAATAACTGCTGTGCTGCACGATGAATTGGCAATCAGCAATTGGATAAAGCTGCACCCCCAGTCTATAAACATAGATGCGAAGCAGCAATACATACTTCCAGGTCTCATTGACATTCATTGCGATGCGATTGAGAAAGAAGTGCAGCCGCGTCCCAATACATTGTTTCCTTTGGATATGGCATTGCTAGAGTTTGAACGGAAGCTGCCGGTGCATGGCATAACTACGATGTATCATTCATTATCACTTGGCGTAGGGCTTAGTTTACGAGGAGATCATTTGCTAACGGGGATGATTGAGCATATTAACAGCTACCGCAATAAACGATCGATGATTCGCAATCGTATACATTTGCGCTTTGAGGTATCACATTTGGCAGGTATGCCCATTATTGAAAGGTTTTTGAATGAGAAAGCGATTGATTATTTATCGTTTATGGATCATTCACCCGGGCAAGGCCAATATCGTGAGCCCGGCTCATTTGAGCGTTATGTAATGAAGAATCAGGGTGTAGGCGTTGTAGAGGTACGTGCAATTGTTGATAATCTCATTCAGCAAAGGCAACTGGTAAATGGTGATCATTTGAAGAATCTGAGCAAACTTGCAGCTGAAGCTGGCATAGCTGTTGCCTCACATGACGATGATTCGGTGGAGAAGGTAGATGAGTCGCTTGATTTTGGGGTTTCTGTCTGTGAGTTTCCAATTAATATGGTTACGGCAAAATATGCTTCTAAGCGAGGGCTTCATGTTTGTGTAGGTGCTCCTAATGTTGTTAGAGGCGCGTCTCATGACAACAATTTAAAGGCGGTCGACGCAATTGCTGCTGGTGCTGCCCATATTTTATGCTCAGACTATCATCCATCTTCTATGCTGGCAGCTGTGTTTAAGCTTGCAGATGAAGGGATTGCCGCTTTGCCAGCAGCGGTACGGATGGTCTCATTACATCCAGCGCAGGCATTGGGCGTGGATGGTGACATTGGTTCCATAGAGCTTGGCAAAGCAGCGGATTTAATTATTGTGGATCGTTATGATGGCCTGCCTTGGGTAACAGCTACCATTATCGGAGGCCAAATTGTTTATTCTGCAGCTGTGCGTTACTGA
- a CDS encoding TrkA family potassium uptake protein, producing the protein MVYCLNNCSNHPRKEDYVSMAKKQYAVIGMGRFGSSIAKALTDMGFEVLAIDSNEQRVQEVVNFVTHAVSADSTDEEALRALGIRNFDVVVVAIGQDIQSSILTTLILKDLGVKTLIVKAQNELHGKVVGKIGADKVVFPERDMGLRVAHHLVSPNILDYIEISDDYSIIEIKAPEPMIGQSLKKLDIRAKYKCNVMAIKTGSTMNIAPYADDLIGRDDILVIVGKNSDLTNLEIAYSEG; encoded by the coding sequence ATGGTATACTGTCTAAATAACTGCAGCAATCATCCGCGTAAGGAGGATTATGTATCGATGGCAAAGAAGCAATACGCAGTAATTGGAATGGGGCGTTTTGGCTCCAGCATTGCAAAAGCTTTGACAGATATGGGCTTTGAGGTATTAGCTATTGACTCGAACGAACAGCGAGTACAAGAAGTCGTTAATTTTGTAACTCATGCAGTATCCGCTGATTCAACGGATGAGGAAGCGCTTCGAGCGCTCGGTATTCGGAATTTTGATGTTGTCGTCGTTGCGATAGGACAAGACATTCAGTCCAGCATTTTGACGACGCTCATTTTGAAGGATTTAGGCGTAAAAACGTTAATCGTCAAAGCTCAAAACGAGCTTCATGGTAAAGTTGTAGGCAAAATTGGTGCCGATAAGGTCGTTTTTCCCGAACGGGATATGGGCCTGCGCGTTGCGCATCATCTTGTGTCGCCTAACATTCTCGATTATATCGAGATATCAGACGATTATAGCATCATTGAAATTAAAGCTCCCGAGCCAATGATTGGACAAAGCTTGAAGAAGCTCGATATAAGGGCGAAGTATAAATGTAATGTTATGGCTATCAAAACAGGCTCTACAATGAACATCGCTCCATATGCGGACGATTTAATTGGCAGGGACGATATTCTTGTTATTGTAGGTAAAAACTCAGATCTAACAAATTTAGAAATTGCATATTCGGAAGGTTAA
- a CDS encoding glycine betaine/L-proline ABC transporter ATP-binding protein, which produces MAIIEAKRLTKIFGTDPKKAIPLLDKGWSKEKIFAETKLTVGVNQANFSIEEGQIFVIMGLSGSGKSTLVRLLNRLIEPTLGQVLFNGTDVLKMSPEQLRQFRRKNVGMVFQKFALFPHRTVIQNIEYGLEVQGIDKKKRREMAMHSLELVGLKGWADSYPDQLSGGMQQRVGLARGLANDPDVLLMDEAFGALDPLIRKDMQDELLELQSKMKKTIVFITHDLNEALRIGDQIALMKDGSIVQIGSPEEILMQPANKYVERFVEDVDLSKVFTASHVMIKPETITIEKGPRVALQFMRDRGVSSLYVVDKGMRLLGVITAEEAANAIKNGQKLEDAMERDAPFAQPDTLLNELFELMSNSKFPISIIDANGRLKGIVIKGAVLAALAGNSVLEAGERIEST; this is translated from the coding sequence ATGGCGATTATAGAAGCCAAGAGGCTGACCAAAATTTTCGGAACAGATCCGAAAAAGGCGATCCCGCTGCTGGATAAAGGATGGTCTAAAGAGAAAATTTTTGCAGAAACAAAGCTTACGGTTGGGGTGAACCAAGCAAATTTCTCGATTGAAGAGGGACAAATATTTGTTATTATGGGCTTGTCCGGTAGCGGCAAGTCGACACTTGTACGTCTTCTCAATCGATTAATTGAACCTACTTTAGGTCAAGTCCTGTTTAACGGGACAGATGTGCTTAAGATGTCACCAGAGCAACTGCGGCAATTTAGAAGAAAAAATGTTGGTATGGTATTTCAGAAGTTCGCACTGTTTCCGCATCGCACCGTTATTCAAAACATTGAATACGGACTAGAGGTTCAGGGCATCGATAAGAAAAAACGCAGAGAAATGGCGATGCATTCGCTAGAGCTTGTTGGATTGAAAGGATGGGCAGACAGCTATCCTGACCAATTAAGCGGCGGTATGCAGCAGCGCGTTGGGCTCGCAAGAGGACTTGCTAACGATCCGGATGTTCTGCTTATGGATGAAGCCTTTGGCGCACTCGATCCTTTAATTCGGAAGGATATGCAGGATGAACTGCTTGAGCTTCAATCCAAAATGAAGAAAACAATTGTTTTCATTACCCATGACTTAAACGAAGCACTGCGGATCGGTGATCAAATCGCTTTGATGAAGGACGGAAGCATCGTCCAAATTGGATCACCTGAAGAAATATTGATGCAGCCAGCGAACAAATATGTTGAGCGTTTCGTCGAGGACGTTGATTTATCCAAAGTATTTACAGCATCACATGTCATGATTAAGCCTGAAACGATAACGATCGAGAAAGGTCCGCGTGTTGCTTTGCAATTTATGCGTGACCGCGGAGTATCGAGCCTTTACGTTGTCGACAAAGGTATGCGCCTGCTTGGCGTTATAACGGCAGAAGAAGCAGCGAATGCAATTAAAAACGGCCAAAAGCTTGAAGATGCAATGGAGCGAGATGCACCATTCGCACAGCCGGATACGCTGCTTAATGAGTTGTTTGAATTAATGAGTAATTCGAAATTCCCCATTTCCATTATTGATGCAAACGGGCGCCTTAAAGGCATCGTCATCAAGGGCGCGGTTCTAGCCGCATTAGCTGGAAATTCCGTATTAGAGGCTGGTGAACGTATTGAATCTACCTAA
- a CDS encoding superoxide dismutase family protein, whose protein sequence is MRKISMLVCLLFLTQTFGIVLAHPNPNAEPAGVLVTIINSEGQHIGSAQLTQKADKVYLHIEAEKLAPGKHGIHFHSVGKCDTPDFKTAEAHFNPVNKQHGFNNPKGYHNGDLPNITVDADGKVKADIVSSDVTLLKGKPNSLLKDGGTSIIIHEKEDDYVTDPSGNSGNRIACGVIQ, encoded by the coding sequence ATGAGAAAAATATCTATGTTAGTCTGTTTGCTATTCCTGACCCAAACATTTGGAATTGTATTAGCACATCCAAATCCAAATGCTGAACCTGCTGGAGTACTTGTCACTATAATTAACAGCGAAGGCCAACATATTGGATCAGCTCAGCTCACCCAAAAAGCTGACAAAGTATATTTGCACATTGAAGCGGAGAAGCTTGCTCCAGGCAAGCATGGTATTCACTTTCACAGCGTGGGCAAATGCGATACTCCTGATTTCAAAACGGCTGAAGCTCATTTCAATCCAGTGAATAAGCAGCATGGCTTTAACAATCCAAAAGGCTACCATAACGGTGACCTCCCCAATATTACGGTAGATGCCGATGGCAAAGTGAAGGCTGATATCGTAAGCAGCGATGTGACGCTCTTGAAAGGCAAACCAAATTCCTTATTAAAGGACGGCGGCACATCCATTATCATCCATGAAAAAGAAGATGATTATGTTACCGATCCATCCGGAAATTCTGGTAATCGTATCGCTTGCGGAGTTATCCAATAA
- a CDS encoding proline/glycine betaine ABC transporter permease — protein sequence MNLPKIPLADWIEWLEAWFEAHFDPFFKLIRTVVGETVNGLDVALNWFPALVLILIFTILAWLIGKWKMGIFTLIGLLIIENLGLWSQTMQTLALVLTAAFISVLIGVPIGILCARYTNFQKIITPLLDLMQTMPAFVYLLPAVTFFSLGVVPGVISSIIFAIPPTIRLTNLGIRQVPAELVEAADAFGSTPTQKLFKLQLPIAMPTIMAGINQTIMLSLSMVVIASMIGAQGVGAYVYRAVTQGNTGVGFEAGLAIVILAIILDRLTQQIIRKSKTT from the coding sequence TTGAATCTACCTAAAATTCCATTAGCTGACTGGATCGAATGGCTGGAAGCTTGGTTTGAAGCTCATTTCGACCCTTTTTTCAAATTAATACGCACAGTTGTCGGCGAAACTGTAAATGGCTTGGATGTCGCTCTCAATTGGTTTCCAGCGCTAGTGCTTATTTTGATATTCACTATTTTGGCTTGGCTTATCGGCAAGTGGAAAATGGGAATATTCACACTTATCGGATTGTTAATCATAGAAAATCTCGGCTTATGGAGCCAAACGATGCAGACACTAGCGCTCGTTTTGACTGCAGCTTTCATATCCGTGCTGATTGGTGTTCCTATTGGAATTTTGTGTGCTCGCTACACCAATTTCCAAAAAATCATTACACCACTGCTTGATCTTATGCAGACGATGCCAGCCTTCGTTTATTTGCTTCCAGCTGTAACGTTCTTCTCCTTGGGTGTTGTTCCTGGCGTGATCTCTTCGATTATTTTTGCAATCCCGCCAACGATACGATTAACGAATCTTGGCATTCGCCAAGTCCCTGCCGAATTAGTAGAAGCAGCAGATGCCTTCGGATCTACGCCAACGCAAAAATTGTTCAAGCTGCAGCTTCCTATTGCCATGCCAACCATTATGGCCGGCATTAACCAGACCATTATGTTGTCACTATCGATGGTCGTCATTGCATCCATGATTGGTGCACAAGGTGTAGGTGCTTATGTATATCGTGCAGTGACGCAAGGAAATACCGGCGTTGGGTTTGAAGCTGGTCTTGCTATTGTTATATTAGCCATTATTTTAGACCGACTGACCCAACAAATTATTCGTAAAAGCAAAACCACTTAA
- a CDS encoding GbsR/MarR family transcriptional regulator: MNELAALTDEQLTKLHKARRRVIESIGENMDLYGITLSIGHLYGNMYFNREPVTLDEMSQTMGMSKTSMSTGMRTLHDLKMINKVWGKGSRKDLYEVEPNWHQNFTDYFSIKWRKAVEQNMSALNRSMKEIDALKLQYESEQAFLDVLDNDTQKIDEALKYYKWLDRLIDSFENGDIYKLIPLEE, from the coding sequence ATGAATGAGCTTGCAGCATTAACAGATGAGCAGCTAACCAAGCTGCATAAAGCAAGGCGCCGCGTCATTGAATCAATTGGTGAAAACATGGATTTGTATGGCATTACGTTATCCATTGGTCATTTGTACGGCAATATGTACTTTAATCGTGAGCCAGTTACACTTGATGAGATGAGCCAGACGATGGGCATGAGCAAGACATCAATGAGTACTGGCATGCGTACGCTGCATGATCTGAAGATGATAAATAAAGTATGGGGTAAAGGCTCAAGAAAAGACTTATATGAAGTAGAGCCGAACTGGCATCAAAACTTTACGGACTACTTCTCCATTAAATGGAGAAAAGCTGTCGAGCAAAATATGAGTGCCCTAAACCGATCAATGAAGGAAATCGATGCTCTAAAGCTTCAATACGAAAGCGAACAAGCTTTCCTTGATGTGCTTGATAATGATACACAAAAGATTGATGAGGCTTTAAAATATTACAAATGGCTGGATCGTTTAATCGATTCTTTTGAAAATGGAGATATTTACAAGCTAATACCTCTTGAAGAATAA